A section of the Amblyomma americanum isolate KBUSLIRL-KWMA chromosome 2, ASM5285725v1, whole genome shotgun sequence genome encodes:
- the LOC144121253 gene encoding transmembrane protein 134 isoform X1, whose protein sequence is MSGKPNFTIDDAFEPDDDDIVRTYGSTTESTPLKPRQDMTAPDSVAVRVEEPKDRNNRSGCGKPLRLKLPEDNLSKDSDSLIQCDPNCHKYDARDGWWTHPKVRENWKVMLAAFGLLLTGLGLIATGIVVQILPRVGVQGLVFFIAGAICFIPGAYHVVYVYCAVKGCRGYDFYNLPLFN, encoded by the exons ATGTCTGGGAAGCCAAATTTCACCATCGACGATGCCTTTGAGccagacgacgacgacatcgtCCGCACGTATGGTTCTACAACTGAGAGCACACCGCTGAAACCAAGGCAAGACATGACGGCCCCCGACAGCGTTGCCGTCCGGGTCGAAGAACCCAAGGACCGAAACAATCGCAGTGGCTGCGGCAAACCTCTCAGGCTGAAGCTTCCCGAGGAT AACCTGTCAAAGGATAGTGACTCCTTGATCCAGTGTGACCCGAACTGCCACAAGTACGACGCCCGAGATGG GTGGTGGACGCACCCAAAAGTGCGCGAGAACTGGAAAGTGATGTTGGCCGCCTTTGGTCTGTTGCTCACTGGCCTAG GCCTCATTGCCACTGGGATAGTGGTGCAGATTTTGCCAAGGGTTG GTGTTCAGGGTCTGGTCTTTTTTATTGCTGGTGCCATCTGTTTCATTCCTGGAG CGTACCATGTGGTGTATGTATACTGTGCTGTGAAGGGGTGCCGTGGCTATGATTTCTACAATCTACCACTCTTCAACTAG
- the LOC144121253 gene encoding uncharacterized protein LOC144121253 isoform X2, which yields MSGKPNFTIDDAFEPDDDDIVRTYGSTTESTPLKPRQDMTAPDSVAVRVEEPKDRNNRSGCGKPLRLKLPEDNLSKDSDSLIQCDPNCHKYDARDGWWTHPKVRENWKVMLAAFGLLLTGLGVQGLVFFIAGAICFIPGAYHVVYVYCAVKGCRGYDFYNLPLFN from the exons ATGTCTGGGAAGCCAAATTTCACCATCGACGATGCCTTTGAGccagacgacgacgacatcgtCCGCACGTATGGTTCTACAACTGAGAGCACACCGCTGAAACCAAGGCAAGACATGACGGCCCCCGACAGCGTTGCCGTCCGGGTCGAAGAACCCAAGGACCGAAACAATCGCAGTGGCTGCGGCAAACCTCTCAGGCTGAAGCTTCCCGAGGAT AACCTGTCAAAGGATAGTGACTCCTTGATCCAGTGTGACCCGAACTGCCACAAGTACGACGCCCGAGATGG GTGGTGGACGCACCCAAAAGTGCGCGAGAACTGGAAAGTGATGTTGGCCGCCTTTGGTCTGTTGCTCACTGGCCTAG GTGTTCAGGGTCTGGTCTTTTTTATTGCTGGTGCCATCTGTTTCATTCCTGGAG CGTACCATGTGGTGTATGTATACTGTGCTGTGAAGGGGTGCCGTGGCTATGATTTCTACAATCTACCACTCTTCAACTAG